In the Symmachiella macrocystis genome, TCTCCAACTCGCCATCGCCATCCACATCGACAATCGGATCGTGCGGGACACGTAGGATTTCATCACGGGCGGTCGAATACTCGTATTGCCCTTCCCACGGCTTCCACATTTTTTGGCCATCGTTGTCGATGTAATCGACATGCAACACGAAGTCACACAGAATCACGATTTCGGGAAACGGGTCATCGTCGATGTTCACGATTCGCGAGTAACCATAATTGCGATGCGCGGCGTTCTCGCATTCCATTTGCACCGCTCCGGTGCGGCCGTCGAAAACAATCGCCCGGTACCAGGTGACAAGTACCGCTTCGTCATCGCCATCTCCGTCCATGTCAGCGGCATGCAATTGGGGGGCTTGCGGATTGCGGTCGACCTCGACCTCCCAGACTTGCTCTGCCTTATCAAATCCATCCTTGAAATCAAAACAATAACCGCCGTTGTAAACCACCCGCTCTCGCGCCTTGACACCCCAAAAAACAACCTGCGAGCCAGCTTCACCAGGCAGAAACCGGCCGACGACATATTGCGCTATGGGATGCTCAAACGTATGCTGCCAAAGCACCTTTCCCGCTGCGTCAAAGATCGTGGCTTGTTGGCCCTGCACGACAATCCGCTGCTGGCGTCCGTCGCCGCGCAGGTCATATGTTGTCGGCGGCACCGTCCAGCCGGCAGGCAGGGGTTGGGACAATGCCGTATCGTCAATCGCCAACTCCGCGTTCTGGTCCGCGATCGTTGTATGCAGAGCGACGCGTGTGCTCCATTGGCCCAGAAATTTTCGCCACTTGATTTCCGGCTGCGTGATCCGCCCCTGCCCCGGCGCAAAACCGGTCAAAAACCGATCCCGCCGATAACAGGGCCATTGCCCAGGCCACTCCGGTTCCGCGGCAGCGGCCGAGAGCAGACAGACATGCGCAGTCGCCATGAAAACCAGCGACCCCAGAATGAAGGTGCGAACCACGGGCATGCCGTTGTCTCGATAATTGTGGGAAGAAGGAGTGGGGACGATATCTAATCTAGTCCAGGGCTGAGCAAAAGAGAAGCAGGAGTGTGTTAACCACTGTGAGTTGGGGTCGTGTTCTCGGCCAGTGAGTCGGTAAGATAGCAAATGCTGAATTTTGTTCGCGGGAGTTCCGCTACCCATTAACCGGAGCGTCGAAAAGCAACACTGGCGGCAACGCCAGCACGAACGAGCAGCATCGCCGTTACTGTAATGCGTGCAGGTTTCGAAATGGATCCAGTAGAATTAAACCAAGACCAAATTCGTGATGATTCCTCGGAGGAACCGTCTGTCGCCTTGATTCAACCGACGGGCGATCTGTCACCATTTTTGAATTACAAGATTCACATTGTTCGCGGTCGAAAAGGCGAGTTTGATTTCCCCGCGATGCTGTTTGGAAGGGGCAGTTACGGAGTTTTCGCAACCAATGAAAATGAATCAATCCCTCTCACTCGAAAGGGAAAGGAGATCGAAACGATATTGGCCAGCGAGTGGGATCGGCTCGTGCAATCAGACCCGGTTGTGTTGGCTTCGCTGATTCTTCTACTCTATGGAAGTGGTAGCAGAGAGACACACCATGTCCTAAAAGACGCCGCCGAGCTCCAATCGATGTGCCAGAATTCGAGTGGTTACGAACTCCACGAGAAACGTTTCGAGTATCACTTGCCGAGAATCAAAACGACATACATCAAAGTTGAAAACGATTTGGCGTTAGTGCGCGCTGTCACGCTTTTTGGTCGGATGCATGACAAAGGAAATCTGGGCATTGAACGATTTTCAATCGATCGAAATGGAGTCGTACTCCCCCAAGAGCGCGAGCTAATCTCTCGAAATATTTTCTCTCGCATTCCAGGCATAAAGTATTAAGTATGCAGGAAGAATGCGACCAGCGTTTTATCGCGGTTCAGCTTTCGAGTCGGGTGCCACTGGCTTTGCCAGTGCCGTTTCCATCGAGCGCGATACTTGCGAAGCACTGGCAAAGCCAGTGGCACCCAGGTTTTCAGGTTTGTCAACACACTAGTTCAACTGCGATTGCACAAACCAAACCACTGCATAACCCGCAACCAATGCGGCCGTGATGAGTACGACGGATCGGATGACGGACAGTATCCGCCCCCCGCGGGATGGTTCTGGTTTTCGTACGGGTGCCCAATCGGGCCGGGGTAACGGTTCGGCGCGCGATGTTTCGGCGCGAAAGTTTTGCTGCAATTCTTCGAATGCGGCGCGTTCTTCACGCAGTTCGTTCTGCTGACTCTCGAGCGCCTTGCGCTGTGCTGCGATTTCGTCAAGTTGTTTCGTGCGTTGCTCCGATTCTGCGACGGCATTATCGACAGTTGCAAGTTGTTGTTGCTCGTTGGCCGCTGCGCCTCCTTGTTCGCTGAGGGCCGTAGCGGATTCGCGTTCCCATTCGCGGCGGCCTGTGGAAAGCTCTTCCCGCTCGGTGGCCAGCTGTTGTTGTTCCTGCGAAACCGCCTCGATTTCGGCGTCCAACTCAACTTTTAAGGCGTCTAGTTCCCGGGACTGGGCTGCCACCGCTTTGGCTTCGGTCTGAAGTGTTTCCCGCTGTGCGTCTACATCGGACCACTGCGCTGCGAGTTTCGCTTCCCGTTCGTCCAACGTTTTTTCCGCGGCCACTAATTCCTCTTGGTTGGCAGTTGTCAAAGTCGCCAATTGCAATTCCAGTTCAGCAATCGTCTCGGCTGCCTGTGTCGCTTCGTCTTGCCAGCGTTGCTGTTCTTCGGATTGTTGTGCGAATTCCGTTTTCATTTGTTCCAGTTCCTTCTGGTGTTGATCCAAATCGGTCTGGTGTTGATCCAAATCGGTTTGTTGCTGTGCGATCGACTGGGCGAGGCATTGTTCGCCGTCGACCGCTTGCTTCAACGCCTCTTCCATGGAGACGGTCTTGCCCTGCAATTGATCGCGTTCCCGCAGCACCGACGCCAACGTTTTTTCCAACTTGGTCTTGGCCTGAGTCGACTGCTGATGTGCAGCACGCAACTGCTCGGCTTCCTGAAGGAGTGTAGTGTGTGCGTCTTGCAGCTTGGCCGCTTGCTGTTGCGCTGCATTGCTGGAGTCTGTTTGTTCTTGCCATTGATCGCGTTCTTGCCGCAGCAACAACAACGCCTGCTCCGCATCGACTTTGGCTTGCGACATCCGCGATTGCGATTCACGCAGTTCGGCAACTTCTTGCTGGAGTGCCTCGTGCGTTTGGCGGAATTCCGCGTCCGTGGCCTCATGCTCACCCAGTTGTTTTTCGTGTCCTGCAATCCTCAACTCTAAGGACTCTCGTTCCGACCGAAGCTGCTCCCACTGCACTTGAAGTTGTTTTTGTTGTGCTTCAAGTGAAGTGCATTGATTCAAAAACTCCTGCCGTTTAGTTGCGAAGAGATTTTCTTGCTTGTCGAGTTCTTGCCGCGATTGTTTGATTTCATCCAAGTCGGCAAGTGATTGGGCTTGATCGGTTTCGAGTTGGCAGCGATCCTCGTCCCATTGTTCGCGTGCTTTATCGAGCTGTTCGCGGTCCGTATCGGCCTGTTGCTGCAGTTCGTCAAACTGTTGGCGATCCGCCAGCAATTGCTCCGCATCTGATTCCAGCGTCGCAGTGCGTTCCGTGAGTCGATGGCGCTGTTGCCTCAACTCCTCGAATTCGCATTCGAGTTTCTCGCGCTGCCGCTCTAAGTCAGCCCGGTCCGACGCAAGATGTTCGCAATCTTGCTGTATACGCTCGGCGTCATCCTTGAGCAATTGGGTTGCGGCGACATCGGTGGGAACCAGATTGGTTTCCACAGTGAATTCGAAATGGTCGATGGTCAATCGATCCCCATTGCGTAACTTGCCGACCTCCAGCTGTTCATCATTCACTTGAACGCCGCATTGGCTGCGCAGATCACGTATGCGCAGTTGCCCCGCATCGAGCGTAATAGCGCAATGGCTCCGCGATATTTTCGGCGAGACCAACTGAATATTGCAGCTCTTCGATCGCCCGATCATCGTCGTCGACCGCAAGATATCCTTGGTCACCCGTTCCTGACCAGCCTGGATGACGAGGCGTGCGAATTCCTCGGCGACGTCGGCTGGTTGATCCGGTGGTTGCGGTGTTTTTTGAGACATGACATTCAACCCAGTGTCCGGCGGGTTCGCAGAAAAACCGGTATCGCTAGACAACTTCACCTATCAAAAATTGGCCCATTGGAAGTCAAACACCCAGCATGCATTGCGGCAAATGAGTGGAATCCCCACATTACCACGAAAATGTCCATTATTCATAGCGAAACCTGTGTTCGGTGAGAATATTGCGAATCAATGCTCACTGAGACAACGCTGTCCGACGTATAGGAATCCAGGGTGCTATAATCGTGCGGGCACCTTGTTCGATAATGCCCCGTTGGGCGACATTTGCACTGCCGAGGCCTCATTTCTAAGCTGTCTCTCATAGTCCATTGAACTGCGGATGTCTGTTCTGCGGGTTGATTGAACAGCTCGGTTTGTGAACAATTCCGACCAGCGACCTGCGGGTCACGACTGAACCAAGCATCTATTGCCCCGTCACCGACGACGGGCTTTCAGGTCAACTTCCTGTTATGCCGACCACTGAAACGAAGCCAGGAGCCGATATCGACATTGTCGCTCGACGTAAGGAGATCATTCGCCGCCCTCCACGAATCGCCCGCTGGGTGGGGCGAGCGGCGCTGGTGGGCTACGTATTCGCGCTGTGGTGGTATCGCGCATGGATTGGTGAACATCTACCGGCGACGGCCGATGTGGTTTGGAGTTTTGATAGCCGCACCGCATTTTTGTCGGCGCTACAACAATTCGCCGTTGCCGCAGCTGTCGAAGCGGTCAAGTTTTTCATGATTGGACTGCTGGTCATGTGGGCCGCCGGCAAACCACGGTCGGACCACTCCTCGTTTCGCCGGAAATGTTTTCTACTCATCGTCGGGCTGGGTTTGACGACGGTTGTACGGGGACTGGAACTCGGCGACATGCCTGGCGGCGATCAACTCTGGATTCCCGTCATCGGCTGCCTGGCAGGCATGACGATTGGTTCGGCCACCTTGCGCGGCAAAAAAGGGATCATGCGTCTCTGTGCCTGGACATGCACCCATCTGCTGCTGTTCTGTCTGTTTCTGCTGTTCGTCGGATATCTCGCGACCGATGATCAGCCGCTCGATGTCCAACAAGTGGCTGTGACCGCTGCGGAAAAACGACGTTTGATGGACATGATCAAACAAGCGGTCCACCAACGCAGTGCTGATGGTTCCAACGACACGCGGCAAATCCGACTCAGCGAAAACGAAGTCAAAACGCTGTTTGCTTGGGGCATGGAAGCAGCGGGGACCGACCCGCGCGTCGATCTGCGTTTGGAACCGGAAACGGTCACCGTCCAGGCCTCACCTAGTTTTACGATTCCACTGGTGGGTAAACGTTTCGTCAATGCGCACCTGGCCGCCCAGGTCGATGTGAACGAAGGGCATCCACAGCTGAGCGTTGAGAAGTTACAAGTGGGGCGACTGGGCTGTCCCCAATCGGCGTGCGACTATGTGTCGCGTGCGATTTTGTCCGGCTTGCAGTTTGATGACGACATCAGCGATATCGTCAAATCCATCGAACGGCTCCAGGTCGAAGAGGCTGAGGTGACGCTCGTTGGAAATCGGACAGCCATCCGCGAAAAAGTCTTACCAGCGATTCAATCGAAATTGGGAATGTCGCCCCAATTGATCGCTGCCACTAGTGACCATTTGAAAAATATTGTTTCGACAGCCGGAAACCTCCCACAGGGAGATGCGCGGTTTGTGGCCATTGCCACCGAAGCGTTTCGATTCGCGCAACAACGCTCGACGGAGGGCGATCCGGTACTTGAAAATCAAGCAGCACTGCTCTCTTTAGGTATCGTGCTTGGTCACCGACGTGTCGCGGATCTCGCCGGCTCACCGGATGCTGTCCGGCAATGGTACATCGCACAAAAAAAACTCGGCTCCGTTGCGATACGTGGCCGTGGTGACTGGACAAAGCATTTTTGCGTGAGCGCTGCGCTGGAGGTCATGGCCGACAAGGCTACCAGCGACATGATTGGCGTGCTGAAGGAAGAGATCGATTCGGGTGGGGGGAGCGGGTTTTCATTTGGGGATTTGCTTGCTGACCGTGCGGGGACGCTGTTTGCCGAATCCGCCACGCGCGATGAGGCAGCGGCCCGAAAAATGCAAGAGCGTTTCGCTGGGGGCGTGACGATCGACGACATTTTCCCCCCAGCGGCCGACTTGCCCGAGGGACTTCAAGAAGCGGAATTGCAGGCTCAATACGGCGGAATCGATGGAGCCAAGTATCGCGAAGTCACGCAGGAAATCGAGCGTCGCTTGCAGCAATGTTATCTGCTGCAACCGTAGCCGACAATTTGCACAATTCTTCGAAAAAATCGCGGTTTGTCGGTGATCGGCCGCCATCGGTCTCCGTACAATCATTGAGAGCTGGAGCGTTATTGCGCCCCGACGTTGCGGTTTCACTCAGTGTTTCCCTAAGGCAATGGGTTTCCCTGAGACAATCCCTCTCGGTCTTTTGCCGTTTTTCGTGTGTTTCGCTTCTTTCGTGGTGAGTTCTTAAAGAGCGAACAAAAACTTGGCGCATCATCCAAAGATTCTGCACGTTCGTAGTACAAAGGAATCCCCCATGTTTCGTGGACCGGTTCGCCGCGCTGTTTGTCTTGCGCTGTCTTGCGCATTGCTGTTTGCCATGGCAGGCCCCGCCGCTGCCCAAATCTCTGGGGGAGATGGGACGGGAACCGGGACGGGGACTGCCACTGACGGTGCGGCTGCGGGGGTCACCGTCGATGCCGATGGGTTGGTCAAAACAATCATCGTGCCGGGCAACAAAAGGCTCAATAAGCAACGGCGAGCGGCGATCCGTAAGGAGTTGACCGAAGATCTGACGACGTTTAGCCCACTGCGAAAGGTGTCGCTGGTCCGCCTAGAACAAGCTTGCACCGAATTTGCCGAAACCCAAAAACACGTTACGCCTGACATGCAATACCTCGCAGGGTTGCAACGCATCGACTATGTCTTCGTGTTTCCCGAATCGCACGACATCGTGATTGCCGGGCCGGCAGAGGGGTTTGCCAAGGACGGAGCGGGACGGACTGTGGGACTAACGACCGGACGCCCACCGCTGCGGCTTGACGATCTGATGGTCGCTCTGCGAGCCGTGAATCGCGGCGAAGACGTCGGTTGCTCGATCGATGCCCGCCCAGAAAACCTAGCCAAGTTCAAGCAGTACCAAGCCGCCCACAGTGGCGCCGCGAGCGCCGCTGTCGGCAAAAAACGTTTTGCCCAAATGGCGAGAATTCTTGGCAATCAAAAAGTGACGATCTGGGGCGTTCCCCCGGACAGTCATTTCGCGCGGACCATGGTCGAAGCCGACTACTTTATGAAAAAAATCTCCATCGGGCAGTTGAATCTACGTGTGAGAGGCTTCAAGACGCATCTTTCAATGGTCGGGCCGGGCGATGATATGGCCAACCGCTGGTGGTTTGCGCCGTTGTACGAACCGTTCCAGGCCTCCGATGATGGCAATGCTTATAAAATCTCCGGGCCCCGCGCGCAACTCTTCGCCGAAAACGAAATCGTGACCACTGACGGAAAACGGATCGGCGTGGGATCCAAAGCGGCTAGTACCGATCGCTATGCCAACCACTTCACGGAAAAGTTTCCCGAACTGGCCGACGCGGTGCCGGCCTTCGCGGAATTGCAAACGTTGTTCGATCTGCTCACTGTCGCGGCATTGGTCGAAAAACAAGGATTGGCCGAGCGAATCGGCTGGTCGATGAGCTTGTTTCTTGACGATGAACGGGGCACGGTCGCCAAATGGAATGTCCCCCGCGATGTCCCCACATCAGTCGCCTATAAACGGACCCGTGGCCGCATGCTGATCGGTATGGTGGGTGGCGGGGTGATGATCGATCCGCGCCGGACGCTAGGGGCCGTTGCCATCGAAGCCGGTGATGAATCACTGATCGAAAAGCAAACCGCCGCCGAAGAAGCGGAAATCCCCGCGGGCCGTTGGTGGTGGGATTGATCGGCGGGTGTGACATCGCCGCGGACCACGCGCGACAACGGAAGACTGCTCAGCGACTCCGCAACGGAAAATTCGCAACGGTAGCTCACGCGAACTTCGCTTGAATTCGCGGAGCGGCGAAGCTTAGCGGATGACGACTTGAATGCGGTTGTCGATCCGGCTCAGGCCTTCGATGCGGCGGAGCGACTCTTGCGCCATCTGCTTATGGTAATACGATCCGACCACGCCGCTGAGTACGACGTCGGAGTCGTTGACCTCATACGACACATTGCGCCCAAAAGCCGAGAGATCACGCTGGATCTGAAAATGGATTTCGTCGTTTAGTTTGTGAGCGGCGTGGATCTCGTGTGTCGGCATAGTGCGGAATTTCTGGGTTGCGAAATTTAGCCGTGAATCGTCGTGCCCGACAGCGGCGCGCAGTCTTGAACGACGAAACCGTCATGCGGCGTGACGGCCGGTTGGGTGATTTCTTGGAATGTGACGTGTTTTCCATAGCATCGACAATTCCAACGACCACCCGAAGAGATTCGCAGGCGCAGCCAGTCGACTTTTGAGAAGAGGACGGAAAATCCGTTAAATGCGTCGCATGCGCTTGTTAGAGACGGTGATCGCGTTTGAAGATAACTGCCAATTCCTGCCTGCGGTGCGGACTCGGTTCTAAGATGCCGGCCGACGTTAAAACCGGACTGGACAGAACAACCGGAATCGATAGAATTCCGCCGCAACACGGGTGCTCCGCACCTAGGTAGCGCCTCGCGCATGCACAGAATGCGAGGCAAACGAGCTTTGCTCACCCACCATTTCACAATTCCATTCGAATACAGCGGTGGCTTCCCCAGCCGCCGAAAAAACACCGTCCCCACGATGAACTCACTTCCACTGGTTTCAGTACCCGGTTGGTCCGGTAGCGAACCGACCTTTCGAGCGGCTCACGGATCACACCACCGAGCGGCTTGAAATAAAACGTCCATATTCCCCAGTTGGGGCGAGAGCTCATCCGGTTTTCGTTCGGAAGAAAGGACCCCCCGTCCATGTTTTCGAGACTCACTTCGCTTGGATTGACGCTGTGCGTCTTCTCCGGCTGTCATTCCTGTGGTCCCCGCTGCAATTCCTGCGGCCCGACTATGGGATATCCGCAAAATCAAATCTATTCGACGCCGCAAATGGTGGTTCCCAACTCCGTGCAACCGGGAGTCCCCTCCGGTGGAGTCCCGGCAAACGGCGGCAGCAATGCGCCCCCTTACCAACCGCCCGTCACGAGTTCCCCCAGCACCAGCAGCGAAAATCCAGTGCCGGATTACGGTGATCCGCCTACGGACGTCGACCCCAATTACAACGTCCCCGCGGAGCCGTTGGGCGCGAATGATCAGTCAGACGATTTCCAATTGAGCAGTAGCCGAACGTCTGAACTTGAATTCGAAGATGACGAATTTGTCGAGCCGATCACCGTTCAGCCTGCCTCATCGTTCGGCAATATGGACAAGAACCGCCCCAAAGCAGTCAGTTCGAGCCCCAACCCCTACATGTATGACAAAGA is a window encoding:
- a CDS encoding FHA domain-containing protein → MSQKTPQPPDQPADVAEEFARLVIQAGQERVTKDILRSTTMIGRSKSCNIQLVSPKISRSHCAITLDAGQLRIRDLRSQCGVQVNDEQLEVGKLRNGDRLTIDHFEFTVETNLVPTDVAATQLLKDDAERIQQDCEHLASDRADLERQREKLECEFEELRQQRHRLTERTATLESDAEQLLADRQQFDELQQQADTDREQLDKAREQWDEDRCQLETDQAQSLADLDEIKQSRQELDKQENLFATKRQEFLNQCTSLEAQQKQLQVQWEQLRSERESLELRIAGHEKQLGEHEATDAEFRQTHEALQQEVAELRESQSRMSQAKVDAEQALLLLRQERDQWQEQTDSSNAAQQQAAKLQDAHTTLLQEAEQLRAAHQQSTQAKTKLEKTLASVLRERDQLQGKTVSMEEALKQAVDGEQCLAQSIAQQQTDLDQHQTDLDQHQKELEQMKTEFAQQSEEQQRWQDEATQAAETIAELELQLATLTTANQEELVAAEKTLDEREAKLAAQWSDVDAQRETLQTEAKAVAAQSRELDALKVELDAEIEAVSQEQQQLATEREELSTGRREWERESATALSEQGGAAANEQQQLATVDNAVAESEQRTKQLDEIAAQRKALESQQNELREERAAFEELQQNFRAETSRAEPLPRPDWAPVRKPEPSRGGRILSVIRSVVLITAALVAGYAVVWFVQSQLN
- a CDS encoding DUF1598 domain-containing protein, whose amino-acid sequence is MFRGPVRRAVCLALSCALLFAMAGPAAAQISGGDGTGTGTGTATDGAAAGVTVDADGLVKTIIVPGNKRLNKQRRAAIRKELTEDLTTFSPLRKVSLVRLEQACTEFAETQKHVTPDMQYLAGLQRIDYVFVFPESHDIVIAGPAEGFAKDGAGRTVGLTTGRPPLRLDDLMVALRAVNRGEDVGCSIDARPENLAKFKQYQAAHSGAASAAVGKKRFAQMARILGNQKVTIWGVPPDSHFARTMVEADYFMKKISIGQLNLRVRGFKTHLSMVGPGDDMANRWWFAPLYEPFQASDDGNAYKISGPRAQLFAENEIVTTDGKRIGVGSKAASTDRYANHFTEKFPELADAVPAFAELQTLFDLLTVAALVEKQGLAERIGWSMSLFLDDERGTVAKWNVPRDVPTSVAYKRTRGRMLIGMVGGGVMIDPRRTLGAVAIEAGDESLIEKQTAAEEAEIPAGRWWWD
- a CDS encoding BON domain-containing protein; the encoded protein is MPTHEIHAAHKLNDEIHFQIQRDLSAFGRNVSYEVNDSDVVLSGVVGSYYHKQMAQESLRRIEGLSRIDNRIQVVIR